TGCATTAGTTGCAACGATTATTTCTATGCGATTTATTAAAGGTGTTTGGGCTCGTATGATTTTTAATACAGTTATCTTTACAATTACAATGTTTATGATTGCAATTGAACTTCATCTTGCATTGGGTTTACCATTTATGTTGTCTTGGTTGACATGTGCAGTTGGTGAATTTGTTGTCATGGCGATTGGTATGCCTGTAATGTACTGGATTAACAAGCGAGTACAATTTGAAAGATTTATGCAATAGATGAAAGAGTTATTCCTATAGGGATAGCTCTTTTTGTATGTAATCACATTGAATATAATGCTGTGACTATTGATACAATATAATAAAATAAAGTGAGGCTTTCATTAGCTGGCTACATATAAGAAGTCTTATATAAGGGGAATCTAGTATGAAATATAAAATTCATTGGTTGTATAAAACAAAGCGCGGTTTGCAGACGGAATTAACGACAGATTATATGAACATAGAAGAAGTACTTCAATTTGCAGAGGATTTTGAGAAAACGGGTAGGGTGAAAGAACTACTATTTTACGATGAAATGGATGCCGAATGGTCATTAAAGGAAATGAAAAAGCTGAGTAAACAAGTGGA
This genomic interval from Bacillus thuringiensis contains the following:
- a CDS encoding QueT transporter family protein, which codes for MNIRTLVGNGILAALYIAVSMLIQPFGFTNVQFRISEMFNHLVVFNKKAIYGIVLGVFLTNLFFSPMIAYDLVFGVGQSILALVATIISMRFIKGVWARMIFNTVIFTITMFMIAIELHLALGLPFMLSWLTCAVGEFVVMAIGMPVMYWINKRVQFERFMQ